The Lolium rigidum isolate FL_2022 chromosome 2, APGP_CSIRO_Lrig_0.1, whole genome shotgun sequence genomic interval GTTTAATTACACATATGCATATGTCCCCATAATCTATACCCGGCGAAACGCGCGTGGAACCAACAAGGCATATCATGGATCATCAGGACGTGCTTCTGCTGCTCTGCTCCTTGGCTGCCCTGGCAGCCGCATCCATCTGGTTTCTCTGCcgtggcagcagcagcaagctgccgctgccgccggggCCTCGGGGGTGGCCCGTGCTGGGCAACCTGCCGCAGGTGGGCGCCAAGCCGCACCACACCATGGCCGCTCTCTCCCAACAGTTCGGCCCGCTCTTCCGCCTCCGCTTCGGGGTCGCCGAGGTGGTCGTCGCCGCGTCCGCCAAGGTGGCCTCCCAGTTCCTCCGCGCCCACGACGCCAACTTCAGCGACCGCCCGCCCAACTCCGGCGCCGAGCACGTCGCCTACAACTACCAGGACCTCGTCTTCGCCCCCTACGGCTCCCGCTGGCGCGCCCTCCGCAAGCTCTGCGCCCTCCACCTCTTCTCCGCTAAGGCCCTCGACGCCCTCCGCGCCGTCCGCGAGGCTGAGGTTGCGCTGATGGTGAAGCAGCTCAAGGAGTCGGCGCCCGCGGGAGTGGCGGTGGGGCAGGAGGCAAACGTGTGTGCCACCAACGCCCTGGCGCGGGCGGCCGTGGGGAGGCGCGTGTTCGGGGGCAGCGCCGGAGAGGGCGCACGGGAGTTCAAGGACATGGTGGTGGAGCTCATGCAGCTTGCTGGGGTGTTCAACATCGGCGACTTCGTTCCGGCGCTCCGCTGGCTCGACCCGCAGGGCGTTGTGGCCAGGATGAAGCGCCTGCACCGCCGCTACGACGCCATGATGGACGGCTTCATCAGCGAGAGGGACCAGCGTCATAATCAGGCTGCTGCTGACGTTGAAGGGAAGGACCTGCTCAGCGTCATGCTGGGGAACATGCGGCCGGACGGcgggggcggcgaggaggaggggatcAGCTTCAACCACACCGACATCAAAGCTCTTCTCCTGGTATACTAGCCATGTGTACAAGCTTAATTattgttgacatagacatactacGTATGTAGATATCAACGGCATGCCACTTAGAATTAATATATGCTAATTAAGGCGCTGCTAATTAAATACCTTGTCACTTGTTTCAGAATCTGTTCACAGCTGGGACCGACACGACCTCTAGCACGGTTGAGTGGGCTCTAGCTGAGCTGATACGACACCGGGACGTCCTCATCCAGGCCCAACGCGAGCTCGATGACGTCGTGGGTCATGACCGCCTGGTAACGGAATCCGACCTACCGCGCctcaccttcctcaccgccgttatTAAGGAGACGTTCCGGCTGCATCCTTCGACGCCGCTCTCCCTTCCCCGGGTGGCCGCTGAGGATTGTGAGGTCGAGGGCTACCGCATCCCCAAGGGTACCACCTTACTTGTCAATGTGTGGGCCATCGCACGCGACCCAGCCTCATGGGGCCCCGACGCGTTGGAGTTCAGGCCCGCCCGCTTCCTCTCCGGCGGGTTGCACGAGAGTGTGGACGTCAAGGGGAGTGACTACGAGCTCATACCGTTCGGGGCTGGACGGAGGATATGTGCAGGGCTTAGTTGGGGCTTGAGGATGGTCACTCTCATGACCGCCACGCTGGTGCATGCATTTGACTGGTCTTTAGTCGACGGCCTTACACCGGAAAAACTCGACATGGAGGAGGCCTATGGTCTCACCCTTCAGCGGGCCGCTCCGTTAATGGTTCGGCCCATTCCTAGGTTGTTATCGTCAGCATACACCGTGTGACAGATGATGATTAATCACTTTTGTCAAATGTATGTAATTCGTGCAAGTGAGCTTTACATATGTTACATATGGCTTTGTATTGTCTGTTCCATGTGTTGCTTTATGGTGTACACATAGAGTTGGCTCTTGTTTTTGTACTACTAGTAAAGTGCATGTGCGTTACTACATGGCAACAAAACATGAAATGGGTCGTCATTTTATTGAATGCACGTGCTTTGTCATGACCTGCTCAATTTTTTTATTGCCACACACTTTAAACATAATACACATGCAAATTTTCATTCATAGCAAAATATAGACACATAATATTCCAAAAACCCCTATTTCgactaaaatatagtttcataaaAACTATAATTTAATATCATATGCATCAGAGAAACAACCCAACAAGTATCTCATATCTTTTTACGGCTTCAAGTTAGCTTTTACATGCCCTTTAGCCAAAATTAAACCAGATTGTCTTGGCGTGTCTCAAAGAAAAACATATATCTGGACTAATTTAGATAATAGTGAAGTAATTCTATCATGTTCATGTTAAACCACAACTAGTACTTTAAAATGCTTGTAACTACGAAATCCACATTATCAATGTTGCACCACTTAACACACGTTGAACTAAGGTAAATCTAGAGAAGGCTAGGCACCTCACATTTAATACTCATACAGATAAAAATTGATTTTCAAGAAAGAAAAATGATATCACAACTTATATACATCTTCAGGATAATATATACGTatatgaatggatcgtagcgaacaagagggggggggggggtgaatggacgctacgtcaagttttagtctttttaaattttagcggtgcggaaggtaaaggtgattgctttagtggtgtcggtgttcctacaatgatcctagacaagtgcaacaagtaaaggaacaagcaagatagtaagagtaaggagcgggtcaACCGGAtgacgcggagacgaggcgaggtttgtttcccgcagttcctctcacaaaagagagtacatctgcgttgaggaggtgctaaactcacacaagaggctaggcggccacaccacgaaggaaggcctcaccttcttcctcgagagagctccacaaaggggctcccccttctccactatggcaccggtcgatgcggtgattccttcacaaggttggggcgagctccacaccacaaggaggctcccaactatctatggagctagcacaacaccaagctagcctccataggtgcactttctCCATGATTCcatcataggaaccctaacaccaagatccactaaggattagcaagtattggtgaaatctctcttggtagaactatagatcggggtctcctccaccactcctcaaaatttgggcaagattggttggatggttggggagatcctcaaggtttaagctcagcagcaatggaggagagagagagaggagagataaaatcgtgttggggaagaagggccctttaaataggccccccgaaatccaaccgttatctgcagtttttgcctaagcggtactaccgctttgggaagcggtactaccgctctggattcgaaatcccacagaacttatccacgtggacacatagcggtactaccgctcgcggtaccgctcgaggtaccgcaatgggctccaaaccttactggatccaaagcggtaccgaaacggtaccagagcggtacggccgtaactccgttacggtacttaagcggtacctcgggcggtactaccactctcaagcggtactaccgctcaaggtaccacaAAGGTACCGTAACCTGTTCTGTGGGACAAATCAGTGCAGAACTCCAGCGCGGTACCATGgggcggtactagtaggggtagcggtactaccgctactagtaccggtagtaccggcctgacaaaaactgctttctcctcttttcctctccaaccatgttacctcgcgatacacacacaaaaccagaaaacctataagctacgcttcagtcctccgatcttgatgtgtccagcgaggtcagcgTGCATTTGCAAATCTAACAAGAATACTCaatgcacacggtgagattgttcaagtgttgtcatcaaacacacaaaacccggggtttagactttgctctttcaatctccccctttttggtgtttgatgacaacacaagactttGCAATGGCATATGGTATTATGATGAGATgtttagatttgcaaaagctcgacggagctccccctagacatgtgcatattttgaacatgcatttgtatacaaatgcacacgTCCTAGAtgcataactccccctagattttacaaaccaagcacatatacaACAATGATACTTGACATGTTCAaatagcatatgcacaatatggaggcaacacaatatggtgaagttatcatacatttgccttgagaatacccaaactcaccgtaagatgcctccatagagttgatgtagccacaagaaaagataaaCCACGAGGACCAAAATGCTACAATCAACGAAGGTCCCCATGCAAAAACCCATTCgaataggaacttctccccctttggcatcggaacaccaaaaaggagggtaaggaAACTATAAGGATGGTAAGAGAGAAcacacaaccaagcttgcaaaaaccaaaagGAAAACAAAGCTTGAATGAGACTCCCCAAAAACATGGGGAAAAAATAAcaaagaagaaggacaaaaagaaAGTCACAAAGAAACACGAAGAACCtaaaaactcctcaaggaggaggttggtggccgaagccaccgtgtaagagtatagtagtgtgaggtcgcgtagatgtatctaggactcacgactacaactcaacatgaaggtcATTAGTCACTtgtttgacaaatagcatatgttttgggtttctttatgcattatggggggagagatagctcaataagtttaaaccgcactccccctatgttcatgcgtgcctttcatctagatatatagtttgagagtggtatgtgcgcacgacggtcaagcaaagttcgatggatcaatgatatttagctcatgcctcaactcaatgaaacacttctcatccaagggtttcgtaaagatgtccgccaattgctccttggtaccaatgaaggatagaacaatatctccgcgagcaatgtgatcccggatgaagtggttccttatctcaatgtgcttcgtcttgccatgaagaaccggattgtaggcgatcttgattgcgctctcattgtcacacaaaagaggcaccttgctatactcgagtccatagtcctgcaaggtttgcctcatccacaagatttgagcacaactacttgctgcggcaacatactcggattccgcggtggagacggagacacagttttgcttcttcgaggaccaacacaccaaggatcttccaagaaagtgacaagctccagatgtagacttcctatcaaccttgtcgcccgcccaatcggagttggtgaagccaaccaaagcaaagtcgtgtcccttgggtaccatagtccgaagtgtggggtatcaactaaatatcgaaagatccttttgaccgccacaatgtggctttccttcgggcttgcttgaaaccgtgcacacataccaacgcttaacattatatccggacgggaggcacaaaggtaaagaagcgaacctatcatcgaacggtagagcttgggatccaccgccttgccggtctcgtcaagggagagttgacacttgagatgcatcggagttccaatccccttggcgtccttcatgtcgaatcgcttgagcatgtcttgaagatactttgcttgattgatgaaggtgccttgtcgcatttgcttgatctcgaacccgaGGAAGTTGtgatgacccagcataccactgcatggtgtagtacacaagtcgttgacataacacaagtgaaacaccgttccactcatattacatctctcagagtggtacaacagaaacatatgcgagtccaaggtatgtctatagaagtacacacgaactgtttacataagatcaacacaacctcctactttacgagtgaggtaaaacttcaaataaagctccagaagaacgactcgtagtctatcttattgctaactcaagttcaagagctacttggcttgctatagaaatctagctacttaggtgctaggattagggaaagattcccttctattactagtctaggtttccattatagctgatgcaggagttgactccattgacttctttgattggattcttcatcttgttgcagttgattcCCTTGTCTtcaagttccacggtagtttctccttcggtgccttgatctaagaagggggttcaaatgggagggaatgagtacgagcgtactcagcaagttcatattaggaaataggtgtatcatgcactaactacagccatagaccggaaagtcataggccaatgcaagttttcataaacatttcttcaaaaggtttattttattccgaaaactatgcccgtcagtcttcacaggttgaccagaacttcgtggagttcctttcctgccgcgttcgcagttcccttcccagaacagggagtgatagtcacaattcagtatcctctgcagaggtgcgttacttttcccataagagaacttatccttgatgccttaccgagacgcgtttctcgtccacacttccttggtgtggggccaggtgtaagatccaagccaatcactgccttctccgcgactgcaaacccacccttttgtccgaccctacacccccagtagacttctcccgataatacggctttactcacggtgtgctccggacaatccatcatagaccgtagagataacatcactaatggatggggatttaaaaggctatcccaacctacggcagtgcctccaacaccccgcagctctaccagtccgttggcgtgcagaaaggAAAAGATACGgtcgacttccccagagccattatagatcttatggtcaacgcgatatgtacagcgctagaatcactggacgacattggtatttagtcctagatgagtagtacccatgcaatggaacctccaccatatcaacacatacaatggttccattgcccaccacatagtcatattcataattgtaaaataatactttgcttttcaatgcatgagtgataagtatagtactttgcatatagtttgatacaaataatcaaatgacatgagcaagcgatgaacttgcctttcttgactgcaagattatgcaggcaaaagcttcgatacgtgataactccaatttctgaaataccatcatcgtccggtaaggacaatgtttaaagaactggcaagatgctatattgcatagtatgagatgcaatcgtcccgagcgtaacttaacctcgatgatttaggatgtatgagttataaagatttctttagggttggttgtacttttagaatggttctcaaacaaggttcttatgaaggtttggttatattaacatcctatccaagtgatataagacatcataaaaatcttacacataaagaatagtggtggaataatatgtaaagaacagttgtcaattttaagttctacagaacatggttgatgattacttctactatacttcaaaagaataacttttgaagaacatgttgtttaagaaatatttagtatttcaaagaaggattagggcttataaggtttgattgacatttgtacttcaaaagaataacttttgaagaacaggttaaataaggatatgaactactatacataggatctatgtaactctagggtttactattggtttcatttaatttcactaataggaactagttggttcttaacttggaatgggtttctatatagcaagtgttggtaggtttattgctatggtttcttataAGCATCagatcaaaggatgatggtcaagatggttctataaattagctattaaggtttactatggtttcacaactgcttcattaagtgatctctaattgcttctaaactaaatggtttatcatttctttaatagggtttagttggataggagcatgtaatgtgaattactacacaaggttgatactagggttcatcattatagttctactaggttttgatggttgagattgatcctaatggtatggtatataggagtggtgatcaatggtactaatccaattagcaagttagggtttatacctaggtgatactagttaatcatataagttttaattaagaataggaacatgaaatgataatctcatgtgacttggtttatgctagtggatcataagcatgcattcatttgtttcttactagggttctataggtatagatgaaacTTATATGATTACatgagctaaacccctagggttttaggattgcaactatttaggatgaacacataaaataatggaatccagtttctaacttagaataaaactaaggtttctaaattatgatccaattcttaaagtaatacttggtactagaactaatgtgattaagtacttgaaatagagttattaataattttaacatgctattaatttttagagggtttaagaattaaaataattactagttagggtttaattagaattcAGGGcgtcctaattattgttaggttttaaagtatttaactggttaacttaagaatgtttaagtaaataattgttgagctaccaaaatgatattggcttttactattttcttgagttattactatttaaagaaaataaaaaatagtaatttgcaaattagggtttatgaattaccactaataattaaattaatgcaaatatggtaaataaaattaatcttaacattttacttagttactgaatagttaaaatttaagtttggaacttaattatttattgaattcaatttgcattttaaataaattaaaaggcataattaaagaagttaaaaataaatgaatttttattttgacacacatttttgttttatattttatttgaatagagtt includes:
- the LOC124687121 gene encoding flavonoid 3'-monooxygenase CYP75B3-like, giving the protein MDHQDVLLLLCSLAALAAASIWFLCRGSSSKLPLPPGPRGWPVLGNLPQVGAKPHHTMAALSQQFGPLFRLRFGVAEVVVAASAKVASQFLRAHDANFSDRPPNSGAEHVAYNYQDLVFAPYGSRWRALRKLCALHLFSAKALDALRAVREAEVALMVKQLKESAPAGVAVGQEANVCATNALARAAVGRRVFGGSAGEGAREFKDMVVELMQLAGVFNIGDFVPALRWLDPQGVVARMKRLHRRYDAMMDGFISERDQRHNQAAADVEGKDLLSVMLGNMRPDGGGGEEEGISFNHTDIKALLLNLFTAGTDTTSSTVEWALAELIRHRDVLIQAQRELDDVVGHDRLVTESDLPRLTFLTAVIKETFRLHPSTPLSLPRVAAEDCEVEGYRIPKGTTLLVNVWAIARDPASWGPDALEFRPARFLSGGLHESVDVKGSDYELIPFGAGRRICAGLSWGLRMVTLMTATLVHAFDWSLVDGLTPEKLDMEEAYGLTLQRAAPLMVRPIPRLLSSAYTV